One segment of Pandoraea pnomenusa DNA contains the following:
- a CDS encoding MFS transporter: MLVPLIVACALFMENMDSTVLSTSLPLIARDFGESPITLKLALTTYLISLAVFIPVSGWIADRFGTRNVFRTAIGVFVLSSICCGISTNLPELVIARFMQGMGGAMMVPVGRLALLKSVEKRDMVRALNYLTIPALVGPVLGPPLGGFITTFWHWRWIFFINIPIGVLGFVLATKYIPDLYEEDLPPLDVKGFVLSGLGLSILMLGLSTIGRHLIPTPLALGLVALGAGLILGYLRHARGLAHPLLRLDLFRIPTFRAGVAGGTLFRIGVGATPFLLPLMLQLGFGMTPMESGALTFISAAGAMFMKTLSLRILRRWGFRRVLMINALIASATISAYGLFTAQTSHLVILGTLLFGGCFRSLQFTSLNAISYADVPANRMSQATSLASVAQQVSLTLGITIGAAVLQTSSWLHGRDHVTNVDFPWAFLVVGLVAISSTVSIARLERDAGNELAQRNAR; the protein is encoded by the coding sequence ATGCTCGTTCCACTTATCGTTGCCTGCGCGCTCTTCATGGAGAACATGGATTCCACCGTGTTGTCCACCTCGTTGCCGTTGATCGCGAGGGATTTCGGCGAGAGCCCGATCACGCTCAAGCTCGCGCTCACGACGTACCTCATCAGCCTGGCCGTCTTCATTCCGGTGAGCGGCTGGATCGCCGATCGCTTCGGCACGCGCAACGTCTTTCGCACCGCCATCGGCGTGTTCGTTCTCAGCTCGATCTGCTGCGGCATTTCCACGAACTTGCCGGAGCTCGTGATCGCGCGCTTCATGCAAGGCATGGGCGGCGCCATGATGGTGCCGGTAGGACGCCTCGCCCTGCTCAAGTCCGTGGAAAAGCGCGACATGGTGCGCGCGCTCAATTACCTCACGATCCCCGCGCTGGTCGGCCCCGTGCTCGGGCCACCGCTGGGCGGCTTCATCACCACGTTCTGGCACTGGCGCTGGATTTTCTTCATCAATATCCCCATCGGCGTACTCGGCTTCGTTCTCGCCACCAAGTACATTCCCGATCTCTACGAGGAAGACCTGCCGCCGCTGGACGTCAAGGGTTTCGTGCTATCGGGTCTCGGCCTGTCCATCCTGATGCTCGGCCTCTCCACCATCGGTCGGCACCTGATTCCCACACCGCTTGCGCTGGGCCTCGTCGCGCTGGGCGCCGGTCTGATCCTGGGGTATCTGCGTCATGCAAGAGGCCTGGCGCACCCGCTGCTGCGGCTCGACCTGTTCCGCATTCCCACCTTCCGCGCGGGCGTGGCCGGCGGCACGTTGTTCCGCATCGGGGTGGGCGCCACCCCGTTCCTGCTGCCGCTGATGCTGCAACTGGGTTTCGGCATGACGCCCATGGAGTCCGGCGCGCTAACGTTCATCTCGGCCGCGGGCGCCATGTTCATGAAGACGCTCTCGCTGCGAATCCTTCGACGCTGGGGCTTCCGGCGCGTGCTCATGATCAATGCGCTGATCGCATCGGCCACCATCAGCGCCTACGGCCTGTTCACCGCGCAGACGTCGCACCTGGTGATTCTCGGCACGCTGCTGTTCGGCGGCTGCTTCCGTTCGTTGCAGTTCACCAGCCTGAACGCCATCTCCTACGCCGACGTTCCGGCGAACCGGATGAGTCAGGCGACAAGTCTGGCCAGCGTCGCCCAGCAGGTCTCGCTGACCCTCGGCATCACCATCGGCGCGGCCGTACTGCAAACGTCGTCCTGGCTGCACGGGCGCGATCACGTGACGAACGTCGACTTCCCCTGGGCATTCCTCGTCGTGGGGCTCGTCGCGATCAGCTCGACGGTGTCGATCGCCCGGCTCGAACGCGACGCCGGCAACGAACTCGCGCAACGCAACGCCCGCTGA
- the purU gene encoding formyltetrahydrofolate deformylase: MAPIENSYILKLSCPDRPGIVHTVAGFLVERGGNILDSAQFNDRFTGGFFMRVHFQQLPGQTDLASLQRDFAPLAEQFEMQWELVDAAIKPRVLLMVSKIGHCLNDLLFRYKTGQLNIEIPAIVSNHKDFYQLAASYNIPFHHLPLMNATPESKAAQEAKVFELVEENNVDLVVLARYMQVLSSDLCKKLAGRAINIHHSFLPSFKGAKPYYQAFDRGVKLIGATAHYVTSDLDEGPIIEQEVERVDHTMDPEQLTAIGRDVECVALARAVRYHAEHRILLNGHKTVIFR; encoded by the coding sequence ATGGCACCGATCGAAAATAGCTACATTCTGAAGTTGTCCTGTCCGGACCGTCCCGGCATCGTCCACACGGTGGCCGGTTTCCTGGTCGAGCGCGGCGGCAACATCCTCGACTCGGCCCAGTTCAACGATCGCTTCACCGGCGGCTTCTTCATGCGCGTGCATTTCCAGCAGCTCCCGGGCCAGACCGATCTCGCCTCGCTGCAACGCGACTTCGCGCCGCTCGCCGAGCAGTTCGAAATGCAATGGGAGCTGGTCGATGCCGCCATCAAGCCGCGCGTGCTGCTCATGGTCTCGAAGATCGGCCACTGCCTGAACGATCTGCTGTTCCGTTACAAGACCGGTCAGCTCAACATCGAAATCCCGGCGATCGTCTCGAATCACAAGGATTTCTACCAACTCGCCGCGAGCTACAACATTCCGTTCCACCATCTGCCGCTGATGAACGCCACCCCGGAATCGAAGGCGGCGCAGGAGGCGAAGGTGTTCGAGCTCGTGGAGGAGAACAACGTGGACCTCGTGGTGCTCGCCCGGTACATGCAGGTGCTCTCGAGCGATCTGTGCAAGAAGCTCGCCGGCCGCGCGATCAACATCCATCACTCGTTCCTGCCGAGCTTCAAGGGCGCGAAGCCCTATTACCAGGCCTTCGATCGCGGCGTGAAGCTGATCGGGGCCACGGCGCATTACGTCACGTCCGACCTCGACGAAGGTCCGATCATCGAGCAGGAAGTGGAGCGTGTGGACCACACCATGGACCCCGAGCAACTGACCGCCATCGGCCGCGACGTGGAATGCGTGGCGCTGGCGCGCGCGGTCCGGTATCACGCCGAGCACCGCATTCTGCTCAACGGGCACAAGACGGTGATCTTCCGCTGA
- the phnN gene encoding phosphonate metabolism protein/1,5-bisphosphokinase (PRPP-forming) PhnN: protein MNRARLFYVMGPSGAGKDSLLRYARERLGNAPILFAHRYITRAPTDGENHIALSGEEFAQRRSLGCFALDWESHDCRYGIGIEIDAWMAAGASVVVNGSRAFLPQVVRRYGERLHLVEIRVDPKVRAQRLANRGRETGDALHKRVAHRVEWSPPDGVPLSVVANDGTLAQAGERLLAVLRRSDDA, encoded by the coding sequence ATGAATCGCGCACGCCTGTTCTACGTCATGGGGCCGTCGGGTGCGGGCAAGGACTCGTTGCTGCGCTACGCGCGCGAGCGGCTTGGCAACGCACCGATACTTTTCGCGCACCGCTACATCACGCGCGCACCGACCGACGGCGAGAACCACATCGCACTTTCCGGCGAGGAATTTGCGCAGCGGCGCTCGCTCGGATGCTTTGCGCTCGACTGGGAGAGCCACGATTGCCGGTATGGCATCGGCATCGAAATCGACGCGTGGATGGCGGCGGGGGCAAGCGTGGTCGTGAACGGTTCGCGCGCGTTTCTCCCGCAGGTCGTGCGTCGCTATGGCGAGCGCCTGCACCTGGTCGAGATACGCGTCGATCCCAAGGTGCGCGCACAGCGGCTCGCGAACCGCGGACGCGAAACCGGCGATGCCCTGCACAAGCGCGTGGCGCATCGTGTCGAGTGGTCACCGCCCGACGGCGTGCCGCTTTCGGTCGTCGCCAACGACGGCACGCTCGCACAGGCCGGCGAGCGCTTGTTGGCCGTATTGCGACGTTCGGACGACGCCTGA
- a CDS encoding 2-aminoethylphosphonate--pyruvate transaminase, protein MILGQEPILLTPGPLTTSPATRQAMLRDWGSWDAQFNRITASLCRDLVDVVHGGDDYVCVPLQGSGTFSVEAAIGTLTPRGARILVPDNGAYCQRILKICRYLGRDAIALPIPEDAAASAAAIDDALTRDPSITHVAQVHLETGAGVLNPLADIARVCEKHGRGLIVDAMSSFGAVEIDARSMPFDALVAASGKCLEGVPGMGFVIAKRSVLEASAGNSHSLAMDLHDQYVYMRKTTQWRFTPPTHVVAALRAAVDQFLVEGGQPVRGERYRKNCRTLVEGMATLGFRPFLAPEVQAPVIVTFHAPADSKYDFKAFYAAVRERGYILYPGKLTQLETFRVGCIGAIDENEMRNVVTAIAQSLASLGIRQVAPLTRAA, encoded by the coding sequence ATGATTCTCGGTCAGGAACCGATTCTGCTCACCCCCGGCCCGCTCACCACGTCGCCGGCCACCCGACAGGCCATGCTGCGCGACTGGGGTTCGTGGGACGCCCAGTTCAACCGCATCACGGCGTCGCTGTGCCGCGACCTCGTGGATGTCGTGCACGGTGGCGACGACTATGTCTGCGTGCCGCTGCAAGGCTCCGGGACATTCTCCGTCGAGGCGGCCATCGGTACGCTCACGCCGCGCGGCGCGCGGATCCTCGTGCCGGACAATGGCGCGTACTGTCAGCGCATTCTCAAGATCTGCCGCTATCTGGGGCGCGACGCGATTGCCCTGCCCATTCCCGAGGACGCGGCGGCAAGCGCCGCCGCCATCGATGACGCGCTGACGCGCGATCCGTCGATCACGCACGTGGCCCAGGTGCACCTCGAAACCGGCGCGGGCGTGCTCAACCCGCTCGCCGATATCGCGCGCGTGTGCGAGAAGCACGGCAGGGGGCTCATCGTCGACGCCATGAGTTCGTTCGGCGCCGTGGAGATCGACGCTCGCTCGATGCCGTTCGACGCCCTCGTCGCGGCAAGCGGCAAATGCCTCGAAGGCGTGCCGGGCATGGGCTTCGTGATCGCGAAGCGCTCGGTGCTCGAAGCGAGCGCCGGCAACAGCCACTCGCTCGCGATGGATCTGCACGATCAGTACGTCTACATGCGGAAGACCACGCAGTGGCGCTTCACGCCGCCTACGCACGTGGTCGCCGCACTACGCGCCGCCGTCGATCAGTTCCTCGTTGAAGGCGGCCAGCCGGTGCGCGGCGAGCGCTATCGCAAGAACTGCCGAACGCTCGTCGAGGGCATGGCCACGCTGGGCTTTCGCCCTTTCCTCGCGCCCGAAGTGCAGGCACCGGTCATCGTCACGTTCCACGCGCCGGCCGACAGCAAGTACGACTTCAAGGCGTTCTACGCCGCGGTACGCGAACGCGGCTATATCCTGTATCCGGGCAAACTCACGCAGCTCGAAACATTCCGCGTCGGCTGTATCGGTGCCATCGACGAAAACGAGATGCGCAACGTCGTGACGGCGATCGCGCAATCGCTGGCATCGCTTGGGATCCGTCAGGTCGCACCGCTCACGCGCGCGGCGTGA
- a CDS encoding putative 2-aminoethylphosphonate ABC transporter permease subunit yields MSSVPSTLRSAPSAHPADDRPGRLDHHPTASARSVRLASHWTDRLAHALLLVAAAAGVLFLLAPMAAILVKSVQDNDGHFVGLRHFREYFHSPALLGSIWNSVWVSLVTTCITVPLAFLFAYALTRSCIRGKSLLRNIALIPILGPTLLPAISFIFWFGNQGVLRPFMGAVDIYGPLGIVMSLVNATFPHALMILITALSLTDARLYEAADALGTPMVRRFLTITLPGAKYGVISAAMIVFTYAISDFGIPKVIGGDFNVLATDIYKLVIGQQDFSKGAVVGLVLLVPVGITYLVDSVVQRKQQALLSARAVPYTPKPSRRFDALMAVLCWSMAAIMLAILGMAVYASFVKFWPYNFSLSLGHYRFGLIESGAFDAYMNSVQMAFWCAVWGTAAIFVIAYLLEKTRGMPWVRGLIRMMAVLPMGVPGLVLGLGYIFFFVPASNPLHGLYGTLAILVIVNVVHYYSSSHLTAVTALKQIDPEFEYVSASLKVPFYRTFWRVSAPICLPSIIDISRYLFVNAMTTVSAVVFLYSADTSLASVAIVNMDETGSIGPAAAMATLVVLTSMLACLLYHGVQIVVERYTQAWRRPSGMVGKGH; encoded by the coding sequence ATGAGCTCCGTACCTTCCACATTGCGCAGCGCACCGTCGGCGCACCCGGCCGACGACCGCCCCGGTCGCCTGGATCACCACCCGACGGCTAGCGCACGATCGGTGCGGCTAGCGTCGCACTGGACCGATCGCCTGGCCCACGCGCTGTTGCTCGTCGCGGCGGCCGCGGGCGTGCTGTTCCTGCTCGCGCCGATGGCGGCGATTCTCGTCAAGAGCGTGCAGGACAACGACGGGCATTTCGTCGGACTGCGGCACTTCCGGGAATACTTCCATTCCCCCGCCCTGCTCGGCTCGATCTGGAACAGCGTGTGGGTTTCCCTGGTGACGACGTGCATCACCGTGCCGCTCGCATTTCTCTTCGCGTACGCGCTCACGCGCAGTTGCATTCGCGGCAAGTCGCTGTTGCGCAACATCGCCCTGATCCCGATTCTCGGCCCGACGCTGCTGCCCGCGATCTCGTTCATCTTCTGGTTCGGCAACCAGGGGGTGCTGCGGCCGTTCATGGGCGCCGTGGACATCTACGGTCCGCTGGGCATCGTGATGTCGCTCGTGAACGCCACCTTTCCACATGCGCTCATGATCCTGATCACGGCGCTGTCGCTCACCGACGCGCGTCTGTACGAAGCGGCCGACGCGCTCGGCACGCCAATGGTACGGCGCTTTCTCACGATCACGCTGCCAGGTGCGAAGTATGGCGTGATCAGCGCGGCGATGATCGTCTTCACTTATGCAATTTCCGACTTCGGCATTCCCAAGGTCATCGGCGGGGACTTCAACGTGCTCGCCACGGACATCTACAAGCTCGTGATCGGCCAGCAGGATTTCTCGAAGGGCGCGGTGGTGGGCCTGGTGCTGCTCGTGCCGGTCGGCATCACGTACCTCGTCGACTCGGTGGTGCAACGCAAGCAGCAGGCACTGCTCTCGGCGCGGGCCGTGCCTTACACGCCCAAGCCGTCGCGCCGCTTCGATGCGCTCATGGCCGTGCTGTGCTGGTCGATGGCGGCGATCATGCTCGCGATTCTGGGCATGGCGGTGTACGCGTCGTTCGTGAAGTTCTGGCCGTACAACTTCAGCCTGTCGCTCGGACATTACCGGTTCGGCCTGATCGAGAGCGGCGCGTTCGACGCCTACATGAACAGCGTGCAGATGGCATTCTGGTGCGCGGTGTGGGGCACGGCGGCCATCTTCGTCATCGCCTACCTGCTCGAGAAGACGCGCGGCATGCCATGGGTGCGCGGCCTGATCCGCATGATGGCCGTATTGCCGATGGGCGTGCCCGGCCTCGTGCTCGGCCTGGGCTACATCTTCTTCTTCGTTCCGGCATCCAATCCGTTGCATGGCCTTTACGGCACGCTGGCCATCCTGGTGATCGTCAACGTGGTGCACTACTACTCGTCGAGCCATCTCACCGCCGTGACCGCCCTCAAGCAGATCGATCCCGAATTCGAATACGTGTCGGCGTCACTCAAGGTGCCGTTCTACCGGACGTTCTGGCGCGTGTCCGCCCCCATTTGCCTGCCGTCCATCATCGACATCAGCCGGTATCTCTTCGTCAACGCGATGACGACGGTGTCCGCCGTGGTGTTCCTTTACTCCGCCGACACGTCGCTCGCCTCGGTGGCCATCGTGAACATGGACGAGACCGGCTCGATCGGCCCGGCCGCCGCCATGGCCACGCTCGTCGTGCTCACGTCCATGCTGGCCTGCCTGCTCTATCACGGCGTGCAGATCGTGGTGGAGCGCTACACGCAGGCGTGGCGGCGGCCGTCGGGCATGGTCGGCAAAGGTCATTGA
- a CDS encoding DUF488 domain-containing protein: protein MPSPKTPGASGRAKRADIRFKRAYDAPGPDDGQRVLADRLWPRGLAKANAQIDFWAKDVTPSTELRKWFHEHPEQFDAFRERYLHELAALDAERNDTLAELRTRVKAGPVTLLTAAHRLVEHDTHTHTHLDVLRDFLEAR from the coding sequence ATGCCATCGCCGAAAACCCCTGGCGCCAGCGGCCGCGCCAAACGTGCCGACATTCGCTTCAAGCGCGCGTACGACGCCCCCGGGCCCGACGACGGACAGCGCGTCCTGGCCGATCGTCTGTGGCCGCGCGGGCTTGCCAAGGCCAACGCGCAAATCGACTTCTGGGCCAAGGATGTCACGCCCTCCACGGAACTTCGCAAGTGGTTCCACGAACACCCGGAACAGTTCGACGCGTTCCGCGAACGTTATCTGCACGAACTCGCCGCTCTCGATGCCGAACGCAACGACACGTTGGCCGAACTGCGCACGCGCGTGAAAGCGGGGCCGGTGACGCTGCTGACGGCGGCCCACCGGCTCGTCGAGCACGACACCCATACGCACACGCACCTCGACGTCCTGCGCGACTTCCTCGAGGCCAGGTGA
- a CDS encoding NUDIX hydrolase, with protein MSFACIAAARRFDDRAHLPLVIGSQRYGWVRRSDVESLCRWPDVFEISSLAVRIHPRHDTCEARTAALAPVVETLAAEGRITGWRNERYAIRQRLYDAPLAWIERAASRFFGTRTFAVHVNGFVPARFVGEAPKMWIARRSVLKATDPGCLDNAAAGGIGNGIGVGDTLVKECWEEAGIPAHLANEARPGRTLHILAEIPEGVQSEQIFVYDLALPRGFVPVNQDGEASAHWLCSAGDVRDVIARGKMTVDASLASLDFLLREGAIRVKDCPGIEALFKPAEE; from the coding sequence ATGTCTTTTGCTTGTATTGCGGCGGCGCGCCGCTTCGACGACAGGGCACATTTGCCGCTCGTGATCGGTTCGCAGCGTTATGGCTGGGTACGCCGTAGCGATGTCGAGTCGTTGTGCCGCTGGCCCGACGTCTTTGAGATCAGTTCGCTCGCGGTGCGTATCCATCCGCGCCACGACACCTGCGAAGCCCGCACGGCGGCCCTCGCTCCGGTGGTCGAGACGCTGGCTGCCGAGGGGCGCATTACCGGCTGGCGCAATGAGCGCTACGCGATTCGCCAGCGGCTGTACGACGCCCCGCTGGCGTGGATCGAGCGGGCGGCATCGCGCTTTTTCGGCACGCGCACGTTCGCCGTGCACGTGAACGGCTTCGTGCCGGCGCGCTTCGTCGGCGAAGCGCCGAAGATGTGGATTGCACGGCGCAGCGTCCTCAAGGCGACCGACCCCGGTTGTCTCGACAATGCGGCGGCGGGCGGTATCGGCAACGGCATCGGCGTGGGCGACACGCTCGTGAAGGAGTGCTGGGAAGAAGCGGGCATTCCGGCGCATCTCGCCAACGAGGCGCGGCCGGGCCGCACGCTGCACATCCTCGCGGAAATCCCCGAGGGCGTGCAGTCCGAGCAGATCTTCGTCTACGATCTCGCGCTGCCGCGCGGCTTCGTGCCCGTGAATCAGGACGGCGAGGCGAGCGCGCATTGGCTGTGTTCGGCCGGCGACGTGCGCGACGTGATCGCGCGGGGCAAGATGACCGTCGATGCGAGCCTCGCGAGCCTGGACTTCCTGCTTCGCGAGGGCGCCATTCGCGTAAAGGACTGCCCCGGGATCGAGGCGTTGTTCAAGCCGGCGGAAGAATAG
- a CDS encoding putative 2-aminoethylphosphonate ABC transporter ATP-binding protein, which translates to MSDDTYLHLAGIHKRFEHTVVLHDIHLSVRRGEMLCFLGPSGCGKTTLLRIIAGLEAQTQGTLSQNGRDISTLPPMQRDYGIVFQSYALFPNLSVAQNVAYGLTNRRVARAERDARVAELLAMVGLPDAGDKFPGQLSGGQQQRIAIARALATSPGLLLLDEPLSALDARVRVRLRGEIRALQQRLGITTILVTHDQEEALSMADRIVVMNQGVIEQVGTPGEIYQHPATPFVADFVGKTNILPARLGDAGRVHVGQYELTCGTLNGCRSGEDIRVFFRPEDVRVRDLDGLDDGANVFDGAVEKIEFLGAFSRVTLRMHACEHPLYADLSPADMQALQPATGGALRFAVPSAAVRVFRQG; encoded by the coding sequence ATGAGCGACGACACGTATTTGCACCTCGCCGGCATCCACAAACGTTTCGAGCACACGGTGGTGCTGCACGACATCCACCTCAGCGTGCGGCGTGGCGAAATGTTGTGTTTCCTCGGCCCGTCGGGCTGCGGCAAGACAACGCTGCTGCGCATCATCGCGGGCCTGGAGGCCCAGACGCAGGGAACGCTGTCGCAAAACGGCCGCGACATCTCGACGCTGCCGCCGATGCAGCGCGATTACGGCATCGTCTTCCAGTCGTACGCGCTGTTTCCCAACCTGAGCGTCGCGCAGAACGTGGCTTACGGGCTTACGAACCGGCGCGTCGCGCGCGCCGAGCGTGACGCCCGCGTGGCCGAGCTGCTAGCGATGGTCGGCCTGCCGGACGCGGGCGACAAGTTCCCCGGCCAGCTCTCCGGCGGCCAGCAGCAACGCATCGCCATTGCGCGGGCACTCGCCACGTCGCCCGGCCTGTTACTGCTCGACGAACCGCTCTCCGCGCTCGACGCGCGGGTGCGCGTGCGTCTGCGCGGCGAGATCCGCGCGTTGCAGCAACGGCTCGGCATCACCACGATTCTCGTGACCCACGACCAGGAAGAAGCCTTGTCGATGGCCGACCGCATCGTGGTCATGAACCAAGGCGTGATCGAGCAGGTGGGCACCCCCGGCGAGATCTACCAGCACCCGGCCACGCCGTTCGTGGCCGACTTCGTCGGCAAGACCAATATCCTGCCGGCCCGGCTCGGCGATGCGGGGCGCGTGCACGTCGGGCAGTACGAACTCACCTGCGGCACGCTCAACGGCTGCCGCAGCGGCGAGGACATTCGCGTGTTCTTCCGACCGGAGGATGTCCGCGTGCGCGATCTCGACGGCCTTGACGACGGCGCCAACGTCTTCGACGGCGCAGTCGAGAAGATCGAGTTTCTCGGCGCCTTCTCGCGCGTGACGCTGCGCATGCACGCGTGCGAGCACCCGCTCTACGCCGACCTCTCGCCTGCCGACATGCAGGCCCTGCAACCGGCCACGGGAGGCGCGCTGCGCTTTGCCGTGCCGAGCGCCGCCGTGCGCGTCTTCCGCCAGGGGTGA
- a CDS encoding GcvT family protein, producing the protein MTSALPTHARVVIVGGGIVGCSVAYHLAKLGWADVVLLEQGQLSCGTTWHAAGLVGQLRSQESMTKLIRYSTKLYSELEAQTGLGTGWKACGSLSVARTRERMTQLKRTAAVARAYGVQCDVISAREAGELWPVMRTDDLIGAVWLPGDGKANPTDLTQALARGARQRGVRIAENTRITDIHTASPNGVRTATGVSWRNKAGETGRIDADIVVNCAGQWAKAVGRMCGVTVPLHSAEHYYIVTDPIPGVHTDLPVMRDPDGYIYFKEEVGGLVMGGFEPNAKPWGMNGIPENFEFQLLPDDWDQFEILMENALMRVPALETAQIRQFYNGPESFTPDNNFILGEAPELRNFYVGAGFNSMGIASAGGAGMALAEWIVAGEPTMDLWPVDIRRFARFNGNDTWLHDRVKETLGLHYAMPWPNRELDTARPFRRSALYATLLAKGACFGSKMGWERPNFFAPTPAQARIDYSFGQQNWHAWSGAEHRACREAVALFDMSSFSKLLIKGRDAEAVLQALCANDVAVPPGRTVYTAMLNERGGYESDFTLTRLAQDQYLMVTGSAQTTRDMDYLERRIASLPGDARCTVVDVTGQYAVLALMGPNSRALLQQVSRADFSNEAFPFGTSREIDLGYATVRATRLTYVGELGWELYVPVEFAVGVYETLHAAGGALGLKDAGYFAIESLRIEKGYRAWGRELTPDTNPVEAGLTFACKLASGHPFIGRTAVEQARANGVHRRLVSVVLDGAQDKMLWGGEAVLRDGRPVGSISSAAYGHTVDAPVGLAFVTNSDEAVSAAYVGTGRYQVDLAGELIDARVQLRPLYDPAGERVKA; encoded by the coding sequence ATGACCTCAGCATTGCCCACGCACGCGCGCGTCGTCATCGTCGGCGGCGGCATCGTCGGCTGTTCCGTCGCCTATCACCTGGCAAAACTTGGCTGGGCGGACGTCGTCCTGCTCGAGCAGGGGCAGTTGTCCTGCGGCACGACGTGGCATGCGGCGGGGCTGGTCGGCCAGCTGCGTTCGCAGGAGAGCATGACGAAGCTCATTCGCTACTCCACGAAGCTCTACAGCGAGCTCGAAGCGCAGACGGGGTTGGGCACCGGCTGGAAGGCGTGCGGCTCGCTGTCGGTGGCGCGCACGCGGGAGCGCATGACGCAGCTCAAGCGAACGGCGGCCGTGGCGCGCGCCTATGGCGTGCAATGCGATGTGATCTCCGCGCGCGAGGCGGGCGAACTCTGGCCGGTGATGCGCACCGACGACCTGATCGGGGCGGTCTGGTTGCCGGGCGACGGCAAGGCGAATCCGACCGATCTCACGCAGGCGCTCGCGCGCGGAGCACGCCAACGAGGCGTGCGCATTGCGGAGAACACGCGAATCACCGACATCCACACGGCATCGCCCAACGGCGTGCGCACGGCGACGGGCGTGTCGTGGCGCAACAAGGCGGGCGAGACCGGCCGCATCGACGCGGACATTGTCGTGAACTGCGCGGGGCAATGGGCGAAGGCGGTCGGCCGCATGTGCGGCGTGACCGTGCCGCTGCATTCGGCCGAGCACTATTACATTGTCACGGACCCCATCCCGGGCGTGCATACCGATCTGCCGGTCATGCGCGATCCCGACGGCTACATCTATTTCAAGGAAGAGGTCGGCGGGCTGGTGATGGGCGGCTTCGAGCCGAACGCCAAGCCGTGGGGCATGAACGGCATTCCGGAGAATTTCGAGTTCCAGTTGCTGCCCGACGACTGGGACCAGTTCGAGATCCTGATGGAGAACGCGCTGATGCGGGTGCCGGCGCTCGAGACCGCACAGATACGCCAGTTCTACAACGGGCCGGAATCGTTCACGCCGGACAACAACTTCATCCTCGGCGAAGCGCCGGAGCTGCGCAATTTCTACGTAGGCGCGGGCTTCAACTCAATGGGTATCGCGTCGGCGGGCGGCGCCGGCATGGCGCTCGCCGAGTGGATCGTGGCCGGGGAGCCGACGATGGATCTCTGGCCCGTGGACATTCGCCGCTTTGCGCGCTTCAACGGCAACGACACCTGGCTCCACGATCGCGTGAAGGAGACGCTCGGGCTGCACTACGCCATGCCGTGGCCGAACCGTGAACTCGATACCGCACGGCCGTTCCGGCGTTCCGCGCTCTACGCCACGCTGCTGGCCAAGGGCGCGTGCTTCGGCAGCAAGATGGGCTGGGAACGGCCCAACTTCTTCGCGCCGACGCCCGCGCAGGCACGCATCGACTACAGCTTCGGCCAGCAGAACTGGCATGCCTGGAGCGGCGCCGAACATCGTGCGTGCCGCGAAGCCGTGGCGCTGTTCGACATGAGTTCGTTCTCGAAGCTGCTCATCAAGGGGCGCGACGCGGAGGCCGTACTGCAAGCCTTGTGCGCCAACGATGTCGCCGTGCCGCCAGGCCGCACCGTCTATACCGCCATGCTCAACGAGCGCGGCGGCTACGAATCGGACTTCACCCTCACGCGCCTCGCGCAGGACCAGTACCTGATGGTGACCGGTTCGGCGCAGACCACGCGCGACATGGATTATCTCGAGCGACGCATCGCGAGCCTGCCGGGCGACGCGCGCTGCACCGTGGTCGACGTCACGGGACAGTATGCGGTCCTGGCGTTGATGGGGCCGAACTCGCGCGCGCTGTTGCAGCAAGTCTCCAGGGCCGATTTTTCCAATGAGGCATTTCCGTTCGGCACGAGCCGCGAGATCGACCTTGGCTATGCAACCGTGCGTGCGACGCGCCTGACCTACGTCGGTGAACTGGGATGGGAGCTGTATGTGCCGGTCGAGTTCGCCGTGGGGGTGTATGAGACGCTGCACGCGGCAGGCGGGGCGCTGGGGCTCAAGGACGCGGGCTACTTCGCGATCGAATCGCTGCGTATCGAGAAGGGATATCGCGCGTGGGGCCGCGAGCTCACGCCGGACACCAATCCCGTCGAGGCCGGGCTGACGTTCGCGTGCAAGCTGGCGAGCGGGCACCCGTTCATCGGACGTACCGCCGTCGAACAGGCCCGCGCGAACGGCGTGCACCGTCGACTCGTGAGCGTGGTGCTCGACGGCGCTCAAGACAAGATGCTGTGGGGCGGTGAAGCCGTGTTGCGCGACGGCCGGCCAGTCGGCTCGATCAGTTCGGCAGCCTACGGTCACACCGTGGACGCGCCCGTGGGGCTGGCATTCGTGACGAATTCCGACGAGGCGGTAAGCGCGGCGTATGTCGGGACGGGCCGCTATCAGGTCGATCTGGCCGGCGAACTGATCGACGCAAGGGTGCAACTGCGCCCGCTGTACGATCCCGCGGGCGAGCGCGTCAAGGCCTGA